The Kribbella sp. HUAS MG21 genome includes the window CCGGATCCGTACGACGACCGACGTGATGATCCCGAATGCGCCCTCGGAGCCGAGTACCAGCTGGCGCAGATCCGGCCCGGCCGCGGACATCGGCGCGCGTCCGAGTTCGATGGTTCCGCGTGGCGTGGCCAGGGTCAGCCCGACGACCATCTGGTCGAAGCGGCCGTAGCCTGCCGAGGACTGGCCGCTCGAGCGCGCGGCCGCGTAGCCGCCGATCGACGCGCCCTCGTAGGACTGCGGGAAGTGCCCGAGGGTGTAGCCGCGCTCGGCCAGCAGCGCCTCGGCCGCCGGACCGCGGACGCCGGCCTGGAGCGTGGCGGTGTGGGAGACCTCGTCCACGTCGATCAGTTGGTCGAGGCGCCGCAGGTCCACGGTGACGAAGCGGCGCGCAGGGGCGAGACCGCCGACGACCGAGGTGCCGCCGGAGTACGGGACCACGGCGAGATCCACTGCGGCGCATCCGGCGAGCACGGCCTGCACCTCGTCGTGGGAGCCCGGGAAGACGACCGCGTCGGGCATGTCCGAGGTGTCGCCCGCCCGGAACCGCAGCAGGTCGGTGGTCGAGTAGCCGCGTGTGTGCGCCCACCGGGTATCGACGTCGGACGCGACATGCTCGTTACCGACGACCCCGGTGAGGAAGGCGAGCTGGGCTGCCGTCAGCCCCGGCCGGTCCACCACCGCGGCGTGCGCACCGGCGGCGGGCGTGGGGCGTCGTACGCCGAGGTGTTTGAGGGCTTCGAGGGCGGCGGTGGGGAGTTCTACCGGGTGGGACGGGTCGCCCCAGCGGCCGGGCGTGAGTTGCGCCACCGGGAGGTCGGATTCGTTCGTCACTGGCTCCCCTAAGGCCGTCCCGGGAGGTAGCGTCGAGGGGAGGTGGAACCCCCTGGCTTCCACCTCCCCTCGACAGTTCCGGGACGGCAAAGTCGCTGATACACTCTGACGTGTGATGTCTCAGCGTAGCAGCGATTCAGTCCCCGAGGCCAGCACCCGTCCGACGCCGGCGAACGCGATCGGCGAGGAGCGCATCCTGGACGCGGCGTACGAGCTGCTGCTCGCGATCGGGATGCGCCGGATGACGATGGCCGACATCGCCCGGCACGCCGAGGTCTCCCGCGCGACCCTGTACCGGCGCTGGCCGAACGTGCAGGCCGTGGTCGCCGCCCTGATGACCCGGGAGTGGACGATCGCGCTGGTGTCCGCCTTCCAGCCGGACGCCGTCGACGGCCGCGCCCGCCTGGTCGAGGGCGTCGTCGAGGTGGTCGCCAAGACCCGCGTGCACCCGTTGATGCGCAAGATCATCGAGCTCGACCCCGAGTTCCTGACGCCGTACCTGCTGGAGCGGCGCGGCAGCAGCACGGTCGCGCATCTCGCGCTGGTCGAGGAGGGCATCCGCCAGGGGCAGGCCGACGGTTCGATCCGTGAGGGCGACCCGGTGTGGCTGGCCCGGCAGATCATCCTGGTCTCGCTGGCCTCCGCGGTGTCCGGCCCGGTGATGGCGTCGCCCGACGAGTACCCGAAGCTCGACGAGGAGCTGCGCGTGATGCTCACGAGGTACCTGACGCCATGATCAGCCTGGGCAACGCGAGCCTCAACGCGGTACGGCGCTCCCGTGAGCTCGCCACGCTGCGAGCGGTCGACGTACTGGTCGTCGGCGGCGGGGTCACCGGCGCCGGCGTCGCCCTCGACGCGGCGGCCCGCGGACTGAGCGTTGCCCTGGTGGAGAAGCACGACCTGGCGTTCGGCACCAGCCGGTGGAGTTCCAAGCTCGTGCACGGCGGCCTGCGGTACCTGGCCTCCGGGCATGTCGGGATCGCGTACGAGAGCGCGGTCGAGCGCGGCATCCTGATGAAGACCACCGCACCGCACCTGGTGCACCCGGTCCCGCAGATCGCCCCGTGGTTGCCGCAGGCAAGGTTCGTGCAGGCCGCGCTGCTCCGGTCGGCGTTCCTCGGCGGCGACGTGCTGCGGACGTTCGCGCGGACCAGCGACGACTACCTGCCGCACTCCCGCCGGGTCAGCTCGGCGGAGATCCTGCGGTACGCGCCGACGCTCCGCCCGGACGGCATGCGCGGCGGGTTCCTGACCTGGGACGGCCAGTTGTACGACGACGCGCGCCTGGTGGTCGCCATCGCCCGGACCGCGGCGTCGTACGGCGCCCGCATCCTGACCCGCGTCGCTGCCACCGAGGTCACCGGCCGCGGCGCCGTCCTGGTCGACCAGTTGACCGGCGACCGGCGCACGGTGGACGCGCGGATCGTGATCAACGCGGCCGGGATCTGGGCGGACCAAGTTGCCGCCGGCATCAAGCTGCGGCCGAGCCGCGGGACGCACCTGGTGTTGCCGCAGTCCGTGTTCGGCGGGCTGTCCGCCGTACTCACGGTGCCGGTGCCGGGGGAGCTGCGCCGCGTGGTGATGGCGATCCCCGCCCCGGACGACCGGGTGTACGTCGGGCTCACCGACGAGGAGGCGCCCGGCCCGGTGAACGACGTACCGCAGGCGACCGACGCCGAGATCGACTTCCTGCT containing:
- a CDS encoding TetR/AcrR family transcriptional regulator; the protein is MSQRSSDSVPEASTRPTPANAIGEERILDAAYELLLAIGMRRMTMADIARHAEVSRATLYRRWPNVQAVVAALMTREWTIALVSAFQPDAVDGRARLVEGVVEVVAKTRVHPLMRKIIELDPEFLTPYLLERRGSSTVAHLALVEEGIRQGQADGSIREGDPVWLARQIILVSLASAVSGPVMASPDEYPKLDEELRVMLTRYLTP
- a CDS encoding glycerol-3-phosphate dehydrogenase/oxidase, with the protein product MISLGNASLNAVRRSRELATLRAVDVLVVGGGVTGAGVALDAAARGLSVALVEKHDLAFGTSRWSSKLVHGGLRYLASGHVGIAYESAVERGILMKTTAPHLVHPVPQIAPWLPQARFVQAALLRSAFLGGDVLRTFARTSDDYLPHSRRVSSAEILRYAPTLRPDGMRGGFLTWDGQLYDDARLVVAIARTAASYGARILTRVAATEVTGRGAVLVDQLTGDRRTVDARIVINAAGIWADQVAAGIKLRPSRGTHLVLPQSVFGGLSAVLTVPVPGELRRVVMAIPAPDDRVYVGLTDEEAPGPVNDVPQATDAEIDFLLDTINAAVQQPVTRADLLGTYAGLRPLLDTGHHKGEDKTADISRRHAVLTSPDGVVTIVGGKLTTYRRMAQDALDKALEQSTIDVRRPCSTHRIPLVGAADRVHLAAVRAPARFVQRYGVEAPQVIAGPPELLRPLAPGLRTTYAEVMFAVRHEGALTEDDVLDRRTRIGLSAADRELALPAVREIFAAV
- a CDS encoding FAD-binding oxidoreductase encodes the protein MTNESDLPVAQLTPGRWGDPSHPVELPTAALEALKHLGVRRPTPAAGAHAAVVDRPGLTAAQLAFLTGVVGNEHVASDVDTRWAHTRGYSTTDLLRFRAGDTSDMPDAVVFPGSHDEVQAVLAGCAAVDLAVVPYSGGTSVVGGLAPARRFVTVDLRRLDQLIDVDEVSHTATLQAGVRGPAAEALLAERGYTLGHFPQSYEGASIGGYAAARSSGQSSAGYGRFDQMVVGLTLATPRGTIELGRAPMSAAGPDLRQLVLGSEGAFGIITSVVVRIRPRPAERHFEGWRFESFDAGLNAVRRLAQDGPLPTVLRLSDEVETAVNLADPDVLGGGTGGVLAIVGFDGPYNQATANVLAAAGGENLGEGPGETWRTGRYRAPYLRDPLLDEGALVETLETAAFWSRIPALKAAVTEALVGALSETPPLVLCHVSHVYETGASLYFTVVCAQAGDPVEQWRTAKRAANQAIAEAGGTITHHHGVGTDHRDAYTAEIGPLAVEALQAVKATLDPDSVMNPGILLPERD